The Cyanobacteriota bacterium DNA window AGCTTGTTGGTAACGCCAAGCGTGCTGGTCAACGCTACTGAGAGTTATAGTCATTCCAGGCTAGAAAGGGGCATCGAAATCCCCTCTCCCAAAGCGTGGGAGAGGGGTTGGGGTGAGGCCACCTGTTACAACCTAAATTGAAGCGACTACAAATCCTCACTACCTCACTAGGAGCTTTACGCACTTGCTACAACTTCTATTAGGCATCGTCCAGAGCGGCGATACCAGGCAACTCTTTGCCTTCTAGCAACTCTAAGCTAGCGCCCCCACCCGTTGAGATGTGACTCATTTGATCGGCGACACCAACCTTCTCTACAGCAGCAACAGAGTCACCACCCCCAATGATGGTGCTAGCACCAGTTTTCGTCAAATCTGCCAGGGTACGGGCAATTGCCTCCGTCCCTACAGCAAATTTGTCAAACTCAAACACACCCATGGGGCCATTCCAAATTATTGTCTTACAATCGGCAAGGGCATCTTGGAAAACCTTGACAGAATCTGGCCCAATGTCTAAGCCCATCCAACCATCGGGAATATTTTCAACACTGACTGTTTGGGCATTGGCATCCGCAGCAAAGTTATCTGCTACCACCACATCTGTAGGAAGTAAAAGTGTGACACCCTTCTCTGCAGCTTTGGCTTCCAGAGCTTTGGCTAAATCTAACTTGTCATCCTCTACTAGAGATTTACCGACGTTTAATCCCCGTGCTTTGTAGAAGGTGAAAATCATGCCACCGCCAATTAGGAGCTTGTCAACCTTTTCCAATAGGGTTTCAATGACACCGATTTTACTGGATACTTTGGATCCACCTACGATCGCCGCTAGAGGACGCTGAGGATTTTCGATCGCATTCTGAAGGTACCGCAACTCTTTTTCAATCAAAAAGCCAGCAACAGACGGCTTCAAATAATGAGTAACCCCCTCTGTAGAGGCATGGGCACGATGTGCAGTTCCAAATGCATCATTTACATACAAATCAGCAACAGAAGCTAGTTGCTTGGCAAATTCTGGATCATTCTCTTCCTCTTGGGCATAGAACCGCACATTTTCCAGCAATAACACCTGACCATCAGTCATAGCTGCTACGGCAGTTGCTACTTCCTCACCAATACAGTCATTGGTCTTAGTAACAGGTTGCCCTAACAGTTCTGACAGGCGGGTGGCCACTGGAGTCAAGCGCATACTATCGTTAACCTTGCCTTTAGGACGACCAAAGTGGCTACACAAAATTACCTTTGCGCCTTTGCTCGTTAAATCTTGAATGGTTGGCAAGGCCGCACGGATCCGGGTATCATCAGTAATCTCACCTTGCTCGTTTAGAGGTACGTTAAAGTCAACTCGCACAAGCACTCGCTTGCCGGATAAATCTGCGGCTGACAAATCTGCTAAAGTCTTTTTGGGCATACTATTTCTCTCCTTTGACCATAAGAGATCTTACCTGAGACTGGGATCAACCTATGTTCAAAACTCTCTTGTTTCCGATCGACCATAGTCGTGAGTCCATGCAAGCTGCCGAAAGCGTTGCCCAGTTGGTCAAGACCTTTGGCAGTCGGCTAGTGTTGCTGTCTGTTGTTGAGGATGCAGCAGATGGTACAGCATCATCTACCGATGGCATGGCTTCCCCAGAGGCAGTGGCCGCCCTCTTAACCAATGTTCAAAACCTATTTGCAGAACAAGGGATTACGGCTGAAGCGATCGAGCGCCAAGGCAAGCCAGCCTTTACAATTTGTGATGTTGCTGACGAGACGGAAGCAGACCTGATTGTCATGGGATTTCGCGGCATGGGGCTTACTGAAGAAGGCATGGCAGATAGTGTAACCATGCGAGTTATCAACCTTTCCCCCTGCCCAGTGTTAGTTATTCCTTAAGCTAGCCGTGACGATCGCGCCATAGTCAAAAGCTTTTCTGCAATCTGTGTCTCAACTGGCATCACAGACAGCCGATTACCTTGACGCACAACCCAAAGTTCATCGGGTTTAAACATCGTTTTTAGCGTCTCTAGCGTTAGTATAGTTGGAAACTCCTCAACAAATTCAACCCTTACAGTTTGCCAGCGAGGACTATCCGTGGACGACTTCTCGTCGTAGTACTTGCTAGCCGGATCAAACTGGGTTGGGTCAGTTACATTAGTTTCTGACACTCGCATTAATCCGACAATTCCGGGTGGTGCTGCATTGGAATGGTAGAAAAAAGCCATGTCGTTAATCTGCATTTGGCGCAGGAAATTACGAGCTTGGTAGTTACGTACACCATCCCAGATGGTGCAGCCCTCTCGACTTAGGTCAGTAATGCTATAGACCGTTGGTTCAGATTTCATCAGCCAATAGTTCATGGCAAAGCCTCTTGAGCATATGGGTTTATAACGTTAATGCCTAAGCAGTCTTAATTCTCTTAGCATCAGTTTCCAAGTGTGGAATCACCGCGTAGATAATGGTCAGAATCCTATGCAAGGTTCGATACCAGTTACCTGAAGAGGTACCTTTGACTGTCACATCCTGGTTGTAAGATTTCCGAAGATATCTTTATAGTTGACAAAGACATCGCCTGCCTCGTGATGCCATGATTAAAAGTTACTCTAACCGATTTCAATCGCTAGCTAGGTTGTTTCGTGTACAACGAGACCCCATCGTAACGTCATTAGGCAATCCAGATGCAGTCAATAGTTCTCAGCACGAGTCAGCGACTGTAGCTTCCCCTGATGTAAATGGGTATTCTGCCCTAGAGGAGTCGACGGCTATGACGTTACCAGTGAGCACACTAAGTGCAACTAACTCCGAGTTGCAAGATAACACTACAGGCGACCAAATTAACCCAGATATTGGTAGCTCAGAGACTAGCAACTTGGATCCTAGTAGCTTGGATGCTAGCCAGTCGGATAGTGTGACCAGCGAACTAATGGAGCTAGGAGATCACCCTACAGCCACACTTGACTATGACAACCTGCTAGGTGAAGGGGATGGTAGCTCTAGCGAAACTCTGACAGAGGATAGTCATGATCTGAACCAATGTGCTGTTGATGCATCCTGTGCAGCGTTGGATGTCTCTGCTAGCGATGGATCCCTTGATGACTCAGACGATGGCCTGGAGTCTGGGGACGGCCTGGAATCTGAGGATGAACCTGGTGGAGCACTGCAACTTCTCAGCCTGGATGTAACAGACATTGGCGAGGTTCAGCCTGCTTGGCGGTGGTCTATGGTGTGGATGGGGGTGCTCTTGGTGTTTGCAAATGTGGGGGCAGCCGCCTTCCTTTGGATCCGTCATTTGCCTGAGCCAACTGACTGTAAGCAGTTGTCAG harbors:
- a CDS encoding universal stress protein; amino-acid sequence: MFKTLLFPIDHSRESMQAAESVAQLVKTFGSRLVLLSVVEDAADGTASSTDGMASPEAVAALLTNVQNLFAEQGITAEAIERQGKPAFTICDVADETEADLIVMGFRGMGLTEEGMADSVTMRVINLSPCPVLVIP
- a CDS encoding EVE domain-containing protein; protein product: MNYWLMKSEPTVYSITDLSREGCTIWDGVRNYQARNFLRQMQINDMAFFYHSNAAPPGIVGLMRVSETNVTDPTQFDPASKYYDEKSSTDSPRWQTVRVEFVEEFPTILTLETLKTMFKPDELWVVRQGNRLSVMPVETQIAEKLLTMARSSRLA
- a CDS encoding phosphoglycerate kinase, which codes for MPKKTLADLSAADLSGKRVLVRVDFNVPLNEQGEITDDTRIRAALPTIQDLTSKGAKVILCSHFGRPKGKVNDSMRLTPVATRLSELLGQPVTKTNDCIGEEVATAVAAMTDGQVLLLENVRFYAQEEENDPEFAKQLASVADLYVNDAFGTAHRAHASTEGVTHYLKPSVAGFLIEKELRYLQNAIENPQRPLAAIVGGSKVSSKIGVIETLLEKVDKLLIGGGMIFTFYKARGLNVGKSLVEDDKLDLAKALEAKAAEKGVTLLLPTDVVVADNFAADANAQTVSVENIPDGWMGLDIGPDSVKVFQDALADCKTIIWNGPMGVFEFDKFAVGTEAIARTLADLTKTGASTIIGGGDSVAAVEKVGVADQMSHISTGGGASLELLEGKELPGIAALDDA